A region of the Harpia harpyja isolate bHarHar1 chromosome 14, bHarHar1 primary haplotype, whole genome shotgun sequence genome:
AATTTCCTGTAAATTAAGgattggttttctttctcttactgaACTTACTGTATTTGACTGTGAGTGACAAGAGAGGTGgtaagtattttgtttttcaggtgtaATGTTGTTGTGACTCTCAATCTCAGAAATTAATATACAGCTAACTGGGGATTCACTTGTATTTTATTACTTAGTCTCCAGAGAATGGAAGCTTTAATTGCAAAAGTTGTTACAAAAAATTACACAGCTAGTGCTGTTGTAGCCTTACCTCTTAGGAAGCAGTAGGCTTGGGAAATGTGGATAGCTCCAGTTCAAATCAAAGACAATTATTTGGCAGGGCTTTAATTTGCTTGTGCAATTATATCTGCTATACTTGCAAAACTGTGTATAGATATGAATAATCCtatcaaaaaggaaaatagtGTTGAAAGTACTGTGAGTATTCTCCCTAGTATATAATTCTGTGCAGCAGTAAGTTCACAGCTTTCAGATCTTGTATGTAATGCAACAGCTGCTGTCTactgttaatttttgtttttttattgtggtttgggtggtttgggttttggtggtttttttgttggtggggtttttttgttttgggcttttttttttttttttttttttttttttttacaacttttgCTTCTAGTTCCTGCCTGGGAATTCCACTTTATGATGACGCTGTGGCATAAAACCTAAATCCTACAATGCATTAGAAAATTGTATACCAATTCCACCTCTCTGTAGTTGAGAATGTTCGGTGCTTGTCAGGGTCACTTTCTGCATTAAAATCTAGTATTGGTCTATATAGCTTACAAATCTTCATAGATGGAAGTTTGTTCCTGTTCTAGCTCACAGTGTAATTATAAAAAGTTATTAAAGGGGGTTACCAAATGGAcctgattggaaaaaaaaaaagtgtactgtAAAGTGATTAAGAATTGCAGGGTTTGGTACTGAATTCTTACCTGTTCTTGCACATACTGACCAACTCTTACGCTCTTTGTTTTTTAGGTTGTTGAAGACTGGAAATTTATTGCTCAGGTGCTTGATCGAATGTTCTTATGGACTTTTCTTCTCGTTTCAATAATTGGATCACTTGTGTTATTTATTCCTGTTATTCATAAATGGGCAAGTATAATAGTACCTATGCATATAGGCAGTACAAATGCATAAAGTATTTTTGGATCTGTCTCCTGCTAATATGTCTCTATAAAAAGTTTTGCAGTAGCTCTATTTCCATGCATGTTCTTTTTAGGCATGTTTCtgatagagtaaaaaaaaaaatccaaacctggAAAATTATGTTTATGTTAAAGCATGGCATCCCTAGGACACTTAGAAGTCAATTTGCTTATTGCCAGTCTACTAAGTTACTTCTAAATCGGGTCAGAATTGAAAGGACCTTGTCAAGCACTTGCATATATGATATGTTAAAAAAGCATACACTGACACCTACTGTGAAATAGaaggatttaaaattttttagtGATGATCACTGTAGTCCAATTATTAAATTACTATATAAATTGTTATATTGAGTATTAAATATTTGCAGATATTTACACAGTAGAGTTGCTTGTTTTAATTTACTATAGTATGCAAAGGAGGATTTTTATCAGCTCTCTTGAATGTGTTGCAAAAGTATAAAGTTTCTACAGAGTAAATttaacataataataaaaataccagtTAAACTTCCCATATATTCAACATATAAGTAACAATAGTGATTTGGCTATGTTTTGCCTTTATAAATTTTCAGTGGAATTTGCTGCTAAATTTAAAACCTCGTTAATTCTATCATACTAACATGAACATTTAATACAGTAAGCCTTAAAATGCCTACAGGATACTTATATATCGGTATCTCTGTATCAGCTATAGAAAGGAAGGCAAAGGCAATTAAATGAGTTCCCAAGTTTCTAATGGACCAGAACATTcagatttctttattcttgaTGAAGAATTTGATACAGTATGTTAGTTGCAAACATGTCAATCATTTCCTGCTTTTGTGTGTTTCTCAGTATTAAGTTTTTAAGCACAGGTAGAACGAGTTTGGGCAATGCCCTTCTGAAGGAAATGGGTTGAAAATTATTATGCTGTATAACCAAATACAGATGATTAAGTTTTCACACGTTTGTTAAACCTAACTTAGAAATCTACCTTTAATAGGTTCTCTCACTTATAGAACCATATGTAACACTAAGCAGCAACCACTTGCAGCTTTCCATATGTTCTTTTTCCTGAGAGTGTTGAAAACTAACTTGCAACTTTTTAATTATTCCATTATAATATATTCtctaaatactgatttttaaattctttacatTCATTCCATTGCCACCTTTcttaaaagctttatttctgGAAGAGACTCTAAAATAGATGGGGGTTTTCCTACATCAAAGTTTTATCAGTGTACTTCATAATATAGTTGCATCCTGCAGGGCTAATACAGTAATGCTAAGCTAGAGCAAGTCTTGGGAAGCGTTTATTTGCTGAAATTACTACATTAATAATAACATGTTTAGGTGCAAAGTTTTATGTAAATTGTGGTATCTTTGATAATGCAAGCTTTTATGGTGGTTATGAATTTGGAAAATGGATACATATTGcacaacacccccccaccccccccgccccgggatcTCCTTCAGAATAGCACTGTTTGGCACTGTACTGGTTATAATACTGATTGCTTATGTCATACTTATATATAattgaatatttatttcaaattgttttcaCCTGTAggacatttttggttttgtgtagcTTTTTAAGGTTCACAGGCAGGGAAATGATGCCAGgcaaccctttctttttttttttttttttttttaaataccaattTATAAATAATTCTGATTGTAAAGGGGGTCACTCTTCCTCTTCAGTTATACAATTACATCTGGCATTGGATATCCATATTTCCTCTATTTCTgtcataattaattttaatggtGAATTTGCAAAGATTATCTGATTTAATCCattaatataataatttaaaCTTTCTTAGTATTACTAAGATTAAACGATGCATCAGTGACTTTGTGTGGAAGTTGCATAAATACTTTAGATATCTTATTTTCTCTTCAAATgcaaaatttctttctgtagTCCTCCTTGGGTTTGAATTACTGAAGTTTACTCTTAcctgaacagaaaagcaaagtaaaactaTAGATTAGCcacatatattatttttttaacttgccaCCTTGTCTCTTTCCCCTTGTTAAATGATGTGTCTAGACTGCCCAATTATATCATAAGGTGATTGGCAGCATATTGGTCAACGGAGTCCCAGTCTTTATACTAGTAACTCACAATTTTTGCGAAGGCATGAATTTCTTTTAGTCACTTCTACAATCTGATCATGATAAATACAGATAAGATAGCTGACACTAGAATCCTTGGGGTCTTCAGCTTACAGGTGTgtctgaaacaaaataattttaatagacTCAGAAGCATGGACCTTTACTTATGTAACTTGTTTTTGAATGTGTTGAACTGTAGCTAATGCTACCTTATATAGGTTTTTGTCACTCGGTCAAaataaatgaggaagaaaaaaaaaaaaagcacaactttCAACAGCTTGATTCTCTTTATTTTCGTAAATGTTACATTACTTGATACACTGTATTTCCAAAAAGTTTCCAGTTTGGTACAGAGAGAACAGttcatatttttacaaaatattttctcattacAGTATTTTGTTGCATTCTTCATTCATGCTCTTAAATTATCTGCagttactgattaaaaaaaaaaaagtatgcctAAGAAGTAATTTTAGCATACTTTACAGGACTATTTTGTATCTACCTGCCTTCCCTTGTCGTAAAACACTTTGCTATAGCAGGATGCTTCTGTATCCAAACTATCCTATCAAAGTATTTTGATCCTTTGCATAACCTGCAGCCTGCGTCTTAGTGTGCATTTTACTTGTACACAGTTTTAAACATTATTAGGTTTGAATAGCTTGTTTTTTCTGACAGTCTTCTCATACACTGAAATACAGGGATGCACAGACTTTACATTATGGCTGCTTTATTACCATCATCTATTATTTacctatttgttttccttttgtaataaACCTGCCTGTGGTCCTTTCCTCCCACTGTTTGAGTCAGTTTATACACCAGGTGGCAATGTCTGCATTGTAGCAATTTGGTACGTATGCTTCTTAAACCATTTCGTCCTCATGAGGGCATTCGTTGAACTCAGTATGAACTTATTCCCAGAAGATCCTGTCATGGTCTGAAGAGACTTGAGACTTGGCACTAGACTCATGGAGACAAATCTAGTAGCCCAAAGTATTCAACCTGTCTTGACTTTCTGAATATTCATAtaactttcaggtttttttatcaACCCCTTCTTAAACCATTCCTATAAAGTTTAACGTACTACCTACATCTTTTCTAGTTATTGCAGAAAGTAGCTGTCAAGCATAGCTCATATTACTTTGAGATTAGCTGTcgtaaagattaaaaatattttttttttttttcccacatttttaaCAAAGCCTTCTTGCTCAAGCAAAGTTGAGGCCAAGAGAGATCCTTATTCTACTACACATAGAAGAGACACCAGGTGTTGGGGTGGGGGTGCAGAGTTGGTTGGCAAAAGTTTTATTTGATTTCACAACATACTACTTAATCTTTACATTTCATCTCCAGCCATCAAAGGTTGTAAAAACAATCCTGCTGTTCCTAGAATACATACCAGGATGAAAACCCATAGAAAAATACGATCGATTACCATGGCAACGTATTTCCAGTCGTCCtgaatctgaaaaataaattgaatagCAAGTAGGGATGTTTATTAGATGAATAACTTGCCTTAGCAATTAGTACTATTTTATATAGGAAGCACAGGTTTTTTCCATATGTAGATGTCTTTTTCATGTATGCACAACTTACATATCTCTGTTTTAATTGACAAATGAATTAATCTTGAAGAAGCTTTATCTGAATATGCTGTTTGTGGCAAAGCCAAAAGCTACTTCTTCAAACACAAAAAGTTTTTCACCAAGCCATTGGACTTCACGAGATACAAATTCTCTTCTGTATgccaaaaatgaaagtgaaaagctTTACATTCTTAGGTGATCAGCTTTGTCCAGAAAACTTTACTGAAACAGACTGCTCCTACTGGTCTTTAGGCAGTATGTAAAAAGGCAAAGGTTAACTGGTGTATAATTATTTGATATGTTTCTTATGTAGTACTGAAATTTGACTGTTCTCATGCATGATGTAAAATACATCTCCTTACCTTCCATGTAGAGAGGGAACCAACTTTccaaaaaccagatttttctaacttttttttttttttacagcggGCATTATAACAAGAGTGACACTGAAGTATTATCTATGTTATATATTAATAGTAACTACATTAGATGATCATTTTAGTTACTCTTGAGATTacaatttaaatttttacttcatttttcttcaggaaagctaataaatgaataatgtatttgttgttgttgaattttTGCGCTTTTTAGCTTAGAACTTGTTTGTTAAggcagacttaaaaaaaacagaacaacccCATATCTTCTGTACCAACTAATTCTAAATGAAGTTCtgatttcagcattaaaaaaataacttaattcTAACTTTAAGTGCCATACTGCAGAGGATTTAAATTCAGTGACGATTGTGGTGGTGTGGCGACTGCTCTTAGTATGTTTGAGGAACGtgataaaaagaaaaccttaattattttttttattgcatcaaGATGCAGTTTTATGAAAGATGATGGTGCCCATCTTGCAGCAGTTGTCTCACTTAGCTACAGCactttacagcagcagcagcagaataagCAACATCATCACTGTGAAGGACATTCATTCTTATGTTCTTTGTTATTGATGGTAAGCTGCGAGAGGGAGAATGTAACTTCCTAAAGGCCCTAGAGTCAGCAAATTCCACTATTCAGATTATAACGTGGAAAATCCTCACTCCTAATCTTGTAGGACGGATACTTGAATATGTTTCCCTAGCAGTGGTTACCTTAACGCGCTTCACTCAGTATATATGTTGTCAATAAAGAGAATGTTGtgcaacagagctgctccccaAAATTATCTACATTCAAAATTGCACATACTTGTAGTACAGCTTGGGTAATTTACTTGTATAAAATAATGGTCTgtgttgtcctttttttctttctttctttttttttttgagatctcTTTTTCTCACAAAACACGCTAATGACAAATGGTATCTGCAGTTTGAGTAATAGTAAAATATGTTCTTACCTCTTTTGCTTCAttctgcattttcatattttctgcAATGTATTTAACACTTTCAATAGCATCTCTCATTTCTGGTGACAGAACTGAAAGTGAAAACAGAGGATCTACAGACTCAGAGCTTGAACTTCTTGTGAGATTGCCGCTGAAATCCGAGAACTTCATTCGTTGGTACTGACAACAGCTGCATGCCATATCTTGACATACAAAGCCATCTTTGCAGCATTTGGTTTCAGAACTGTTGAAGCAATTTAAGTTTGAAAACTCAGAAGTGAAAAATGGTTTTGGCTTCTGATTATTCTCTTCATCACTGGCAGGCCTTGTCATAAACATGATCCTGGGAAGTAAGTTTAAGAAAATAGTTCTCACCCACACAGGCATTGTGTGTGTCTTGGGTGTTCTGTAGTGCACATTAAGTACAAATACTGTAATGACGATAGATAGAGTTACAAATATCATGGTGAAAAGGAGGTATTCCCCAATAAGTGGAATTACCAGTGAAGTAGAAGGTATGGTTTCTGTGATAACAAGAAGGAACACTGTTAAAGATAGAAGGACTGATATGCAGAGTGTCACCTTCTCACCACAGTCTGAAGGCAAATAGAAAACTAATacagtcagaaaagaaatcaGCAGACATGGAATAATCATATTGATAGTGTAAAATAAAGGTAAACGCCTAATGTAAAGAGAATATGTGATGTCTGGATATATCTCTTCACAGCAGTTGTATTTGATGTCATGTTTATACCCAGGAGCTTTAATAATAGCCCATTCTCCGCTCTCCCAGTAATCTTTCAGGTTCATTGTAGAGCCAATTAAAACTAAGTCAATTTTGGCTTTATCGTAAGACCAGGAACCAAACTTCATGGTGCAGTTCTGATAGTCAAATGGGAAGTAGGTTACATCTATTTTACATGAGCTTTTAAATATAGCCGGAGGTATCCAGGTCACCTCACCCGTGTATTTTAATAGGGCCTTTGTCTTGTCATCAACCTGGAAGTCCCCAACTGCactgtaaagcaaataaaaataacagaaattagaATGCAACTACTCCAGGTAGTTTCATACATTCAGATCATATACATTAACACTTTAATCTGTTTGGGAAAGTCAGCAATTACATGTTGACGTGGAGCTGAATTGCATGTGCAGGACTGAGTCAGCAGCTGTCATAAATTTGCATagttaaactgaaataaacagcCATATAAATTTACCATGGAGGATTTGAAAGGAAATATTCTCACTTATAATAACATGGCTCAGTGCCATCAAtatttaaaacagcaaataggAGATTGCAAATGGCAGTCAGACTAGATGATTGCTgcaggtctcttccaactgaactattttgttctattctattctagatCAAGCACATCAGAACCCACAGGCTGATAAGAGGATACCTGCAGTATTGATATTTCCACCTCTTCTGTGGACAGTGCAGGTATTAACTATGAAAGAGGGATTAGGGTTGAGGTGCATCTTTGCATAAGGAGTGTAattggtgagggttttttttaagtcccaTGTTACTATCTTGATCACACAGATCTTACATGATCCGTGTGACAATTTCAGTTGTTTatatgaaaaagtaaaactaaaaggTAATTTAAAGTTTTAAGGCCACAGTTAGAAAAGGAGTGCCATCGCTGTTGTTCCATAGACCTAAGTTTTGCATCTCAGTGAAGTCCTTTCACTGAGAACTGCTTCCCTACATAGCAGAGGGATCCATTTAATTATGGTTTGGCTCCTCACAGTCTCAGAAACTGACATACAAAGTAAACTTTACCTGTGGCTTTTATATGCCAACACTATTATTGTAAAGGTGTCAAATTGTGAGTTAAACTGCTAAAAAGCTAGAATTCCTGGGTTTTTCAGTTAAAGGTCTGACTGACAGACAGGAACTCTCCAGTCTAAGAGAACTTCTTGCCACCTCCCTTGTAGACAGTGAAAAAATAGTAGTAAAAGTGGGGGCTTGTGAAGGGGGGGAAAGCAAAGTTCATGTTGGCCTGCCCACTTGCAGCTCCAGGTTAGGAGCTGGATCCTGCCCAGTGATGCCGATGTAGATGGCACAGCGGTGAGCACAGCAATAGGGAGATGTGGGACACGGGTGTGTTGAAAAGCAGGGTTTTTCAGTTAATTAAGTGAAcatgctgctgatttttttcaactAGTAACATCACCCCCCTTCTTCACAAATTAAGAAGATAAATATGTAAGAGTCTTACTTGTTATATAAAACAATATCTGGCTTCCAGATCTGGCCAGATGGTACTCTGATGAATTCAGCACCTCCATAGTCCGCTGGATTCCACCGAAGCTTGTAATCATTCCAGATCTAATTATGGAAGAAATGAGTGTGTTAGATTTGTGAAGAAATTGAAATTCAATGGACTAGACTCAAACGAAGCACTGTCCTACCACTTCTAGGGTTGTTATATTTTGGATACTACAATGATTAGATGTTTCTTTAACAAGCATGTACGTCTGGTGTTTATTCACATGGAGATTGTTGGCGGGCCTGTTGGTTTAGGTATGACGTAGATGTGTGTGGCTCCATGTCCTAGGAATGTCTACTCAGTAGCTGAAACAAGGTGAAAGCAGGAATAAGACACTCTCTTGCCAGAGAGTGTAGGACTTTAATAATAACTTAGGTCTCAAAAAGCCAGGCATCTGTGAGATGGTGAAAACAAATTCATAGGCAGCTCTGGTGCTAGGTGTGAGCATTGAGTAAAGGACCCTGGGTAGATGGGTTAGAAAGGGCTGCAGGGTGTCACTGCTCAGTTAAGTAACAGCCTTGTTCATTAGGGCTCGTTAAACCCCAGTTTAACAAAGTTGAATGTTAAGCTGAAGCCGGCAATTAAGCTGGTTATTAAGCTGACTGCAACAGCACgtaatttcatttttaacccATAACGGCTTTTTAAAGTGAAGTcaatatttttggtttgttttcacttCCTGGGAGCTAAACGGCACCAAGCGATGCTGTGCGGGACCTCCTTGCTGAGCTGCTTCCTCTGCGTCGGCGTCTGCCAAGACAGCGTGTTTAGGAGTCTTCAGAGCAAAAATACAGTATTCAGCAACTTACCAAGTGTAGGAGGGTTAAGGCTGCAGCTGACGACTCCCAACCTGAGTTTTAACAGAAGCGCCCCGAGCCAGGCCCGTATTTAAATGCTGCAGCACCCAGAGTCGGTGAGGCACAAAGGTGGAGGGCGTCGGTGGCGACGACGACGGTGTTTTTGGCCGGTCCCTTAACGAGGTGGGAGGTGCCGCTTCGCAGGCGgacggccggggccgggccctaGCCCTGCCCGGGCTAGGCGGCGCGGAGGGCCGGGCAGCCCtcctcccgtcccgtcccgtcccgtcccgtcccgtcccgtcccctccggccgggggctgcccgagcggggcggcgggaggcgtcCTTCAGCGCTCCGCCGCCGCGGGCCGCTGGGGGGCAGCAGCGCGGCGGCGTTGCCGCCGGAGAGCGGCGCCCGGGCGAGCGCTGAGGGGGGGCGGCCGTTGCTGGCGCCCCGGGCGCCGCTGGGGGCCTCGCCCGTGCCCGTGATGCCTTCGTAGGCTGCGGCTTTGCCCCGAGGGAGGGGGGGCCTGGCGCTGGCTTGGCGAGCGCGGTGCTCCCGGGAGCCCGCAGACGCCTCGCTGAGTGGACGGCTCTTcccgcccccggcgcggcccGTGAGGGCTGGGGTCCTCCCCGCCCGCACTGGGGAGAACCTCTCGCGCTTGGCAGGAGGTGAGTTGGTGCCGTCTGGGCTGTCAGGGAGCTCTACTTACGTGCTTCAGCCACAAGTTGGTTTCCATTATCTGGTTGACTTCATCCTGGAAAACAGAGGTGCGTCGGGCGAGGCGCCGGCCCTCCCGTCGCCCGtgggcggcccggcggggcgggtaCTCACCACCTTCACCAGCTGGGACATGGACACCTCGAACTGGATGATGACGGGGTCCGAGACGTTCTTGACGGGACGGACGAACTGGTTGTAGCTCTCGAAGAGGGCCGCGTAGAGCCGGTGCTCAGCCTCGGAGCCGCCACCGCCTGCGGAGGGCACGGCGGGGTGAGCGGCCGCGGGGGCAGGCGCAGCCTCCGAGGCAGCAGCGCCCCGCGTGGGAAGGCTTGGCCGGAGCGGGAGGCGATGCAGCTCTCGGTACTTGTCTTGCTGTGCATTAACTGCTTAGCATCCGTGTGATGTGTGGGGAAAGGCCAAGCCTTGCCTAAGCGGGTAGTAGTGTGTCACGATTGGCCTTCGCTTAGgctggcagaagaaaagcaacGAAAGGCAATGCTATGACAGAGTTTTTCTCACATACATCTCTGCAAATGggttaaaaaaatagttttggggAGTTACTGAAGGACTGGAGGTACAAAAGCACTTTCCCCTCACAGGCCTAGTCCCCTAGACCTGCCGAAGCTGCAGGGGTGTGGAGCAGAAGGAGGGAAAAGTGTAACCCGACAGACCAGGCCGCTTGTAAGCTGTCGGAGCGTTCTGCAATAGGAGGATTCCCAGGAAATGAGAACTCTGCTTTCTAGCCTAAGTCATGATTGCGTGATTATAGTGATGATAACAGCCTGCTTGTTAAAATAcggaaaaaagaatgaaaaattgaTTACCACTATATTCAAAGACTTTTCAGCACATTCAAAGAAATGTACTAATTACTCATTTATTAttctaagtaatttttatttagtATATATTCCAGCTGTCCATTTTGCCACTGATaactgctgttcatggtgccctGTGGCCAACAGAAAAGCTGCAAACTGAAATTCTTCGGGATGAGGTGTGAGAGCCTGTATTTCACACTACCTTTTTACTTTCAGAGCTAGCTAGGCAATAACCATCCTGACAGCTGGACACTACTTAAAGGccaatggcattttatttttagggGACTTTCTCTTAAACTCTCTTCTGGATGACACATCCTCAAGCACtctaactgaaaaacaaaagaaagcctGTTTTGTCATTTATGGATGACGCTATGCGAATTTGGCAAAGCCACAGAACTGAAGTCTGTTGAACATACTCTACAGTTCCCTTGAAACACAAATATGAATCTACAGATATTTGCAAGGACATGTTTGTTTTTTGCCAGACAGTTGTTTTTCAGTAGAGAAAGAGATGGGAGGCAGAAGTATCTGCAGGTGACTGATCTGTAGTGTTTCACAAAGAATGTGTTACTTTCTGATCTTTGTAAGAGCTCCCCTCTCCCTAAGACAAGAGGGTCACCCTTATGTGAAACTGTATTCAgctaaaagcttttttgttttcccttttttttccttcccccctcctcctctccccttttcTTGTTCACTTGgagagcaattttattttcagattagtAAAATCATTCAAGCCAGCTTGCTAActaaaaaatgaacacatttcttTCACACTTTTTTAACTGCTAGCCTTGCCCTTATTATTTATGGATATCTCATATTGCTCAGATCAAGACTTCCTGGAATAAATACTCCCAAATCTTTTAGGTAAATAGTTTTAAAGCTAGATTTTAATGACTCTCTATTATAGTCAGTCCTAAATTGCCAGCCTTTTTACATGTCACCAGCACTCTAATTAAATCTAACATCCACTGTATCTAGAGAAgtgcattaatttatttttattgaaatgttttggtGCTTTCCATATCTGCAGAGAGAAGGTGCACTGTTTGCAGCACATATTTAAAGCTGTTTAATATTATCACTTTCTTGTGGTCTTCTCTACAATATGTAAAACCACACCTTTGGATGTAAGGTGCTTTTTCTTCTTAACGTTAAAATGGCTTTGTGTGTCCTGTTTGGCATCTTGAATCAGGACTACTTAACTACTTTAcaaggagaaatttaaaaaaaacctaacccaaCAACAACCACCTATGTAACAAAAAGAACTGTACTAGGATTTTGTAAATTTATCCATTAGCTTGGAGTGATCTTCAGCACTTCTTAGAAATAATTTGCACCGAAGCCATCTCCTGTTCACCTTTTCAACCCCCCCGCTTCATcaacaaagaataaacaaattaaGGATCACTCACCTtgacagagaaagcaaacagcagcagttaaAAGGAGAGCGTGCATGCTCTCCATGGTGTTATGAATTACTGCCTGTCGACAGAGGCTGTTGATGATGAGCTTAGCTGCCAGGATTGTATGAGCATAGGAAGTACAGAAAGCTCCGCTCCTCTGATGCGTGAAACGCCTGGAAGCAGCAGACGGCAGGACCCTGAACACAGTTCTGCGCAGTGAGCTCCCATTAGGTTTGCTGTGCTGCCCCCTTTCTAGCTACCCAGGCTGTCAGAGCATTGGAAACAGCAAATAAATTGCAGGCAAAACAGATGTTATTGTAGGCAAAGAGCAGTCTTCTGGCAAGGATAAAGGGCAAGAGTCCTTGAAGTGGTGCATAAATGAACCTGGTAAACTGACAATGCTAAAGATTTTTCTAGTCAGCTGCTGTACAGGATCCTTCTCTATTGGAAGCTCATGCCAATCTACTAGGAGaagtttaattaataaaaatcttATAATTGAATTATGCTGAAATGGATATCGACATTAGGGATGCCTGATTTAGCAGTGAACTGAGATCATGGGACCTGAATTTCCAATTATGCTGTtaatgttgaggtttttttcctgcctgtgtcTCATCTTGCAAGTGCATGTGCTAGGTGCTTGACTGTATAAAAAGGATGTGCTGTTCCCAGGAGAAATTAAAGGCATGTACAACTGTTGACAGGATCTAAGCCCAGAGTGATATACATAGCAGCTGGGATCTGGCAAGAGCCAGGGATTTGAGTTGGAGATCAAACTTGACCAAATGGTCTTTGGACCGTTCCTGCTTCCATGGATTAGAAAGGTGAAATTTGGGAAGGGAAATAAGAGCATAGGATCCCAGCTTGATCCCATGAAACCTTATTGTTCAGggggaaggagatggaggagaatGGGGAGTTGTGTTTGATGTTCAATCATAAAATCACGATTTGCAAAGTGGCTCATTCCCTAGGTGCCCATCAGCTTCCTTGTTAACTTATATGTCACTTTTTGTGCCCCCCTTGAACAACCAGGTGATGCAAGGCTCATGCATGCAGTGGTTGTTGCACACATCCGGGCAGTCTGtgtggagagaggagagggagagagaaaaatgtggGATTCCACCTTCGTTTTTCGAAATGACAAGAAGGAagccctgtgggacaggaggctGCACCCAGTAGGTGCTTAACTCCCTGCTGTTAGGGAAGGATAAACGATGAGCCCATTTGGCACTGTGTTAAGAGATAGCACTGGGAGAAAGAGCACCAGACTGGGTGCAGTTCAGTTG
Encoded here:
- the CHRNA3 gene encoding neuronal acetylcholine receptor subunit alpha-3, translating into MESMHALLLTAAVCFLCQGGGGSEAEHRLYAALFESYNQFVRPVKNVSDPVIIQFEVSMSQLVKVDEVNQIMETNLWLKHIWNDYKLRWNPADYGGAEFIRVPSGQIWKPDIVLYNNAVGDFQVDDKTKALLKYTGEVTWIPPAIFKSSCKIDVTYFPFDYQNCTMKFGSWSYDKAKIDLVLIGSTMNLKDYWESGEWAIIKAPGYKHDIKYNCCEEIYPDITYSLYIRRLPLFYTINMIIPCLLISFLTVLVFYLPSDCGEKVTLCISVLLSLTVFLLVITETIPSTSLVIPLIGEYLLFTMIFVTLSIVITVFVLNVHYRTPKTHTMPVWVRTIFLNLLPRIMFMTRPASDEENNQKPKPFFTSEFSNLNCFNSSETKCCKDGFVCQDMACSCCQYQRMKFSDFSGNLTRSSSSESVDPLFSLSVLSPEMRDAIESVKYIAENMKMQNEAKEIQDDWKYVAMVIDRIFLWVFILVCILGTAGLFLQPLMAGDEM